A region of the Candidatus Binataceae bacterium genome:
TCCCGAGAAGGCGCCCACCAGCCGTGGATGACCCGCGCGGCCCAGCAGCGCGAACGTCATCGCGAGCAGCCCGGCCGAGCTGATTATGATAACTCCGACCAGGGTTAGCAGCGCGACTGCACCGCCCTCGATCCGCCCATGCGTGATCAACAGCCCGATGAAGAGCACGATAACGCCCGCGGTGCTCGTCACCGTCACGCCGCTGGCGAGGATACCGCCCGCGATGTCCCAGCGCGAAAGCGGCGTGACGAGATAACATTCAGTCACCCCGAGGAACTTGTCCATGACCCAGTTGAATACGCCTGACATCAGCGAGCCCATGAACATCGCCATCACGATCACGCCTGGAATCAGCGAGCGATCGTAGTCGACATAGGGGAAGAGCCAGCTCGGCCTGAGCGTGATCTGATTCAACTTGGGCTCGCGCGCGGTCACGAAACTTACTTTGATCGCGCCCGCCGCCGTTTCGACGGCGCCTTCGAGCGCCGCTGAGCTCACGGTATCGACGTTGTCGGTGAACATCCCGATCTCGCCGATGCGTCCCTCGGCGACCGCGTGGCTGAAGTTCGGCGGAATGACGATGACGCCCTTGAATTCGCCGTC
Encoded here:
- a CDS encoding ABC transporter permease — its product is MKFLAIMRRDLHKLTRNPMTLITTILMPIVYLVIIGNSFQGQLKHLPLVVVAQDHGLYARRIIEEMLALQAGPKTVDLTFMDDPGDAIRAVRDGEFKGVIVIPPNFSHAVAEGRIGEIGMFTDNVDTVSSAALEGAVETAAGAIKVSFVTAREPKLNQITLRPSWLFPYVDYDRSLIPGVIVMAMFMGSLMSGVFNWVMDKFLGVTECYLVTPLSRWDIAGGILASGVTVTSTAGVIVLFIGLLITHGRIEGGAVALLTLVGVIIISSAGLLAMTFALLGRAGHPRLVGAFSGFLNVILFFPSGAIYPVESFPPWLRAFAHYNPETHAVSAIKQILFKGADFTAVYQDIAFLLVFMVMMLALASVSFKRTL